The Sporomusa termitida genome has a window encoding:
- the ilvD gene encoding dihydroxy-acid dehydratase, with protein MSCGCSRSQYLRTVNYQGDGLRAGMQWDDADLGKMQILIDTVHGDSHPGSSHLGGLAEEAKIGVYESQGKPAVYAVTDICDGIAMAHDGMNYSLASREIMSFMFEIHALASPYDGSIFMSSCDKSVPAQLMTMLRLDMPTLHVCGGSMLSGPNYMSSEILYGAGDKYAQGELSEQELLYYSRNCCPSAGACQFIGTASTMQCMSEALGRALPGNALAAAYTTHLTRFARRAGRQITENVNKAVIPRQFISKKNFVNALMVHAALGGSTNALLHLPAIAREVGIAIEQQEFDAINREIPVLVSLKTGGHWPTDLFWYAGGVPAIMRELKDLLYLDAMTVTGRTVGENLEQLEATGWFGEVNSYLTNYKLSAGDIVKTRQDPVKPQGNIKVLKGNLASAGAVIKLSGVDEAIHNFTGTARVYDSEEAAVADLLGGKIGPQTAVFIRFEGPKGSGMPEMLRTTEALWNMPELSGSVALFTDGRFSGATRGPAVGHIAPEGMEGGPIAYLEDNDIIKMDVAARTLDIVGLNGKPATPAEVSAALAARKQTKVFPVKEATPLLKLYKKLARTCTEGAGLDI; from the coding sequence ATGAGCTGTGGTTGCAGTCGCAGTCAGTATTTACGGACAGTGAATTACCAGGGAGACGGTCTCAGGGCCGGTATGCAATGGGATGACGCGGATCTTGGCAAGATGCAGATTCTGATTGATACCGTTCATGGTGACAGTCATCCGGGCAGTAGTCATTTAGGCGGGCTTGCGGAGGAAGCCAAGATTGGTGTATATGAATCGCAGGGCAAACCGGCAGTGTATGCCGTTACCGATATTTGTGACGGTATTGCCATGGCCCATGACGGCATGAACTACTCGCTGGCCAGCCGGGAGATTATGTCCTTTATGTTTGAGATTCATGCCCTGGCATCACCTTATGACGGCAGTATATTTATGTCCTCCTGCGATAAATCGGTACCGGCCCAATTGATGACCATGCTCCGTCTGGACATGCCGACACTGCATGTCTGTGGCGGTTCAATGCTCAGCGGCCCGAATTATATGTCATCAGAGATTCTGTATGGGGCCGGGGATAAATATGCCCAAGGCGAGCTTAGCGAACAGGAGCTGCTGTATTATTCCCGGAACTGCTGTCCCAGTGCCGGGGCCTGCCAGTTTATCGGCACGGCCAGCACCATGCAGTGTATGTCGGAGGCGCTGGGCCGGGCATTGCCAGGCAATGCCCTGGCGGCGGCCTATACCACCCATCTGACCCGGTTTGCCCGCCGGGCGGGACGGCAGATTACGGAAAACGTGAACAAGGCCGTGATTCCCCGGCAGTTTATCAGCAAAAAGAATTTTGTCAATGCCTTAATGGTCCATGCCGCTTTGGGGGGATCAACCAACGCGCTGCTGCACTTGCCGGCGATTGCCCGTGAGGTCGGGATTGCCATTGAGCAGCAGGAATTTGACGCAATCAACCGGGAAATCCCGGTGCTGGTCAGCCTGAAAACAGGCGGGCACTGGCCGACTGACCTGTTCTGGTATGCCGGCGGCGTGCCGGCCATCATGCGGGAGCTCAAAGATTTGCTGTATCTTGATGCCATGACGGTGACCGGCAGGACGGTCGGGGAAAACCTTGAGCAGCTGGAAGCGACAGGCTGGTTTGGGGAAGTGAACAGCTATCTGACTAACTATAAATTGTCGGCCGGCGATATTGTAAAAACCCGGCAAGACCCGGTGAAACCGCAGGGAAATATTAAAGTCCTCAAAGGCAATCTGGCGTCGGCAGGAGCTGTAATCAAGCTGTCCGGGGTTGACGAGGCCATCCACAACTTTACCGGCACAGCGCGCGTCTACGATTCCGAAGAAGCGGCGGTTGCCGACCTGCTGGGCGGGAAAATTGGCCCTCAAACCGCTGTTTTTATCCGGTTTGAAGGCCCTAAGGGCTCTGGTATGCCGGAGATGTTAAGAACAACAGAGGCCTTGTGGAATATGCCGGAGCTGTCCGGCAGTGTGGCGCTGTTCACTGACGGCCGCTTTTCCGGGGCCACCCGGGGACCGGCAGTAGGCCATATTGCGCCTGAAGGCATGGAAGGCGGTCCGATTGCTTACCTTGAAGATAATGACATAATAAAAATGGATGTGGCGGCCCGGACGCTTGATATTGTCGGTCTGAACGGTAAACCCGCAACCCCGGCCGAGGTGTCGGCCGCTCTCGCAGCCCGTAAGCAGACCAAGGTCTTCCCGGTTAAAGAGGCCACGCCTTTGCTTAAATTATATAAAAAATTGGCCCGTACCTGTACCGAGGGAGCAGGTTTGGATATCTAA
- a CDS encoding ABC transporter ATP-binding protein has protein sequence MTIALSDVKKIYQMGDTPVAALAGVTLTIGAGEFTAIMGPSGSGKSTLMNILGCLDRPSSGSYMLDGQEVSTLTDDELALTRNKKIGFVFQNFNLLPRITALDNVALPLVYAGVEVKERKRRAAEALASVGLENRMDHVPNELSGGQRQRVAIARALVNEPTIIMADEPTGALDTKSGTEVMEIFKKLNNTGRTIILVTHEPDIAAHAKRVIHVRDGLIVRDTERDE, from the coding sequence ATGACAATAGCATTGTCTGATGTAAAAAAGATCTATCAGATGGGTGATACACCGGTCGCGGCCCTGGCGGGGGTAACGCTTACGATTGGCGCCGGCGAATTTACGGCTATTATGGGTCCTTCGGGCTCTGGTAAATCAACCTTAATGAATATTCTGGGCTGTCTTGACCGCCCAAGCAGTGGTTCCTATATGCTTGACGGTCAGGAAGTGTCGACCTTAACGGACGACGAACTGGCCTTGACACGCAATAAAAAAATCGGGTTCGTTTTTCAAAACTTTAATCTGCTGCCACGGATTACAGCCCTCGATAATGTTGCCTTGCCGCTTGTTTATGCCGGTGTTGAGGTAAAAGAACGCAAACGGCGTGCAGCCGAAGCACTGGCGTCCGTGGGGTTGGAGAATAGAATGGATCATGTGCCTAACGAATTGTCAGGGGGGCAGCGCCAACGGGTTGCCATCGCCAGGGCACTGGTTAATGAACCAACGATTATTATGGCTGATGAACCGACCGGCGCCTTAGATACTAAGTCCGGCACTGAGGTAATGGAAATATTTAAAAAACTTAACAACACCGGCCGGACAATTATCCTCGTAACCCACGAACCTGATATTGCCGCCCATGCCAAAAGGGTGATCCATGTCCGCGACGGGCTTATTGTCCGGGACACAGAAAGGGATGAGTAA
- a CDS encoding efflux RND transporter periplasmic adaptor subunit yields the protein MQNLWWKANKKRLLIGIFVLAAAGAGGYYFYSKSMATSAEPQPSVQVERRDISSVVAATGTIQPVNMVDISSKITAQIKEVKVKENERVTTGQVLVVLEDTGLQAQVTQAKEKLDNAAVKYQRTVRLNAIGGSSNEALDNASMDYNIAKANYTEVISKLNDTVIAAPIDGIVIGKPLSAGELVAQGVNNPTVILTVADMSTMQIAADVDQTDIGKIQLDQQVVFTVDAYPGKEFTGTVTTISRKPTVSQNVTYYPVTIDVNNAENLLNPGMVARVSVTISQSQNVLTLPLAAIRTDKTGKYVVVIGANGQTGNVAITTGNTGDDRVEITSGLNEGDKVVVAQPKTQSQAGGAQQGSRQGVGGGRRMF from the coding sequence ATGCAGAACCTGTGGTGGAAAGCAAATAAGAAACGCTTGTTGATTGGTATTTTTGTTCTGGCGGCTGCCGGGGCCGGCGGTTATTACTTTTATAGCAAAAGTATGGCAACATCTGCCGAGCCGCAGCCGTCTGTCCAGGTGGAACGGCGTGATATCAGCTCCGTTGTCGCCGCAACAGGCACAATTCAACCAGTAAATATGGTGGATATCAGCTCGAAAATTACTGCCCAGATCAAAGAGGTTAAGGTTAAAGAAAATGAACGGGTAACGACCGGGCAGGTGCTGGTGGTTTTAGAGGATACGGGTCTGCAGGCTCAGGTTACCCAGGCTAAAGAAAAACTGGATAATGCTGCTGTTAAATATCAAAGAACAGTCAGACTCAATGCGATTGGCGGCTCGTCCAACGAAGCGCTTGATAATGCCAGCATGGATTATAATATTGCCAAGGCCAATTATACTGAAGTCATATCTAAATTAAATGATACAGTCATCGCTGCGCCCATTGACGGCATTGTTATCGGTAAACCGCTTTCCGCCGGTGAGCTGGTGGCCCAGGGGGTTAATAACCCCACTGTTATCCTGACTGTGGCCGATATGTCCACAATGCAGATTGCAGCAGATGTTGATCAAACAGACATCGGGAAGATCCAGCTTGACCAACAGGTTGTTTTTACGGTTGACGCTTACCCGGGCAAAGAGTTTACCGGTACGGTGACTACAATTTCCAGGAAACCTACCGTGTCCCAGAATGTTACTTATTATCCGGTAACAATCGATGTTAATAATGCGGAAAACCTGCTCAACCCGGGGATGGTGGCCAGGGTATCTGTCACTATCAGCCAAAGCCAGAATGTGCTGACTCTGCCGCTTGCGGCCATACGGACAGATAAAACAGGTAAATATGTTGTTGTTATCGGTGCTAACGGGCAAACCGGCAATGTTGCTATCACTACCGGTAATACCGGCGATGACCGGGTTGAGATTACCAGCGGGCTTAATGAGGGCGATAAAGTTGTAGTTGCCCAGCCTAAAACACAGAGCCAGGCAGGCGGCGCTCAACAGGGATCACGCCAGGGCGTCGGCGGCGGCCGGCGGATGTTCTAA
- a CDS encoding ABC transporter permease, whose protein sequence is MFWESVKIALDALVSNKLRSILTMLGIIIGVGAVIAMVSIGMGVRDQVQNSIASLGSNLIIVTPGAASTSGVRQAAGTNTTLTLKDAQAMSREIAGIGAVAPSVGKQYQLVAGNMNWTTSIQGTTPEFLEVRNLSVQSGSFITNDDIETRNRVAVIGSTVAESLFVNSINPVGQQVRIGNAPFTVIGILASKGQSAGGQDQDDMVIIPITTAQERMMGIDYVQTISVQAASSEVVDDVQEGITTLLRSRHGITGDKADDFTVRNLASVMATAQETTATITMLLGSIAAISLLVGGIGIMNIMLVSVTERTREIGIRKALGARYANILMQFLIEAVVIGVIGGVIGIVVGISSSYIISSFAGWNTVITSMPILVSFGFSVGIGLFFGLYPARKAALLNPIDALRYE, encoded by the coding sequence GTGTTTTGGGAAAGCGTAAAGATTGCCTTAGATGCATTAGTCTCCAATAAACTCCGTTCAATCCTTACCATGCTCGGTATTATTATCGGGGTTGGTGCGGTTATCGCCATGGTTTCCATTGGCATGGGCGTTCGGGATCAAGTGCAAAACTCAATCGCGAGTCTGGGCAGTAATCTGATCATTGTTACGCCGGGGGCAGCTTCCACTTCCGGCGTAAGGCAGGCAGCCGGGACCAATACCACCCTGACGCTGAAAGATGCCCAGGCCATGTCCCGGGAGATTGCCGGCATCGGGGCTGTAGCTCCCAGTGTGGGCAAGCAGTATCAGCTTGTTGCCGGCAATATGAACTGGACGACGAGTATACAAGGTACAACCCCGGAGTTTCTGGAGGTACGTAATTTAAGTGTGCAAAGCGGCAGTTTTATTACTAATGACGATATTGAGACCAGAAACCGGGTTGCCGTCATTGGCTCGACGGTAGCCGAAAGCCTGTTTGTGAACAGCATAAACCCGGTGGGGCAGCAGGTGCGTATTGGCAATGCTCCTTTCACCGTCATTGGGATACTGGCAAGCAAAGGCCAGTCTGCAGGGGGGCAGGACCAGGATGACATGGTGATTATTCCCATAACCACAGCCCAGGAACGCATGATGGGGATTGATTATGTTCAGACAATTAGTGTGCAGGCCGCCAGTTCCGAGGTTGTCGATGACGTTCAGGAGGGGATAACCACTTTATTGCGGTCACGCCACGGCATTACCGGTGACAAAGCCGATGATTTCACGGTGCGCAATCTTGCCAGTGTAATGGCGACAGCCCAGGAAACAACGGCCACCATCACTATGCTGCTTGGCAGCATTGCCGCCATTTCCCTGCTGGTTGGCGGTATCGGCATTATGAATATTATGCTTGTATCGGTGACTGAGCGGACGCGTGAGATTGGCATCCGCAAAGCGCTGGGAGCCAGATATGCCAATATTCTGATGCAATTCCTGATAGAAGCAGTTGTTATCGGGGTAATTGGCGGTGTCATCGGTATCGTCGTGGGTATAAGCAGTTCCTATATAATCTCTTCTTTTGCCGGCTGGAATACCGTAATTACATCCATGCCCATTCTGGTTTCATTCGGCTTTTCCGTAGGTATCGGTCTGTTCTTTGGCTTGTATCCGGCGCGCAAAGCAGCGCTGTTAAATCCGATTGATGCCCTGCGCTATGAATAA
- a CDS encoding MFS transporter, with the protein MTTVKFSEERENQLMSKIRWQLVPYVMLLYIVAMLDRVNIGFAALQMNKDLGISASMFGMLAGIFFITYFFFEVPSNVIMHKVGARKWIARILVSWGLVTVFMAWAQNATHVAILRGLLGAAEAGFYPCIILYFTFWFPTKHFAKTMSMFMCGMALANIIVGPISSWIMENVTWMGMAGWRWMFILEGLPAVILGVVTLFVMVDRPDQAKFLTAEEKQWLLAELEREHVAKQLKVKVANKWEVFKNSRVWHLSFCYLCYVLALYGLGMWMPQILKGLAQAMSLSSIGLISTIPYMCAIIAMVYVARRSDAAQERRYHTALPIGLAFFGLIGLTLTNNLIFSMLLLCVSQAAIYSFVGTFWSLPNMYLSEATAAVGIAIINSVGNLGGFFGPYMVGFLKDMSGSNDFGMYFLASFALLGTISVLLIPKKEAAAESLKSPGIKA; encoded by the coding sequence TTGACAACCGTAAAATTTTCTGAAGAACGCGAAAATCAGCTCATGAGCAAAATACGGTGGCAGCTTGTCCCTTATGTTATGCTGCTGTATATTGTGGCCATGCTGGACCGGGTTAATATCGGTTTTGCCGCCCTGCAAATGAACAAGGACCTGGGGATCAGTGCCAGTATGTTTGGTATGCTGGCAGGCATTTTCTTCATAACGTATTTCTTTTTTGAGGTTCCCAGTAATGTTATTATGCACAAAGTCGGCGCCCGGAAATGGATTGCCAGGATTCTTGTCAGCTGGGGCCTGGTGACTGTTTTCATGGCTTGGGCCCAGAATGCAACCCATGTTGCTATTCTCCGGGGGCTGCTTGGCGCCGCGGAAGCCGGGTTTTATCCTTGTATTATCCTGTATTTTACCTTCTGGTTTCCGACGAAACATTTTGCCAAAACCATGTCGATGTTTATGTGCGGGATGGCGCTGGCCAATATCATCGTTGGTCCCATATCGTCCTGGATCATGGAAAATGTAACCTGGATGGGGATGGCCGGCTGGCGCTGGATGTTCATCCTGGAAGGCCTGCCGGCAGTCATCCTTGGTGTTGTCACCCTGTTTGTCATGGTGGACCGGCCTGATCAGGCCAAGTTCCTGACGGCGGAGGAAAAGCAATGGCTGCTGGCCGAGCTGGAGCGCGAGCATGTGGCCAAGCAATTGAAAGTTAAGGTCGCCAATAAGTGGGAAGTATTTAAAAACAGCCGCGTATGGCATCTGTCCTTCTGCTATCTTTGTTATGTGCTGGCGCTCTATGGCCTGGGCATGTGGATGCCGCAGATCCTGAAAGGTCTGGCGCAGGCTATGAGTCTGTCAAGTATTGGGCTGATCTCCACAATCCCTTATATGTGCGCTATTATCGCGATGGTGTATGTTGCCAGACGTTCTGATGCCGCCCAGGAACGCCGGTATCATACGGCTTTGCCGATCGGGCTGGCATTTTTCGGGCTAATCGGTTTAACCCTGACCAATAATCTGATTTTTTCCATGCTGCTGTTATGTGTAAGTCAGGCTGCCATTTACTCGTTTGTCGGTACCTTCTGGTCGCTGCCGAATATGTATTTGTCGGAAGCTACGGCCGCAGTCGGCATCGCTATTATCAACTCGGTCGGCAACCTGGGTGGTTTCTTCGGCCCCTATATGGTCGGGTTCCTGAAAGACATGTCCGGTTCCAACGACTTTGGCATGTACTTCTTAGCCTCTTTTGCCCTCCTGGGTACGATCTCCGTGCTGTTAATCCCCAAAAAAGAAGCAGCGGCGGAATCTCTGAAATCACCTGGAATCAAGGCTTAA
- a CDS encoding sigma 54-interacting transcriptional regulator — MSDIVFISPSREAAALAVRMTAGQNDITIVAARLQEGVKAARAAVENGARVLVSRGFTHYMISEKMPHIPLVEVEFSGYDILRAYLEARQTGKPIAIVDSSAIVEGAASIEDILGIAEQSVKVIIDNYQDYTLGIERAAAAGAVCIVGNQAVGQQATARGLCGIVISSGQEALNRAFMTARHLLAVERLRDANVQQIETIINSVDYGILAINKEAGITAVNSEAERILSLARADSAAKENLIARLRQCMAAGDRQFGVIEKFAPGVEVVANYQSIISNGEVIGGVATLQELRHFQAVERKTREELARRGRVAKYNFFDIKSASPAMLTAIADAKHFAKYDATVLVLGETGVGKEYFAHAIHLASSRKNGPFVVVNCAAIPENILESELFGYTEGAFTGAKKGGKTGLFEQAHGGTIFLDEIGEMSENLQARLLRVLQEHEVYRLGDERVTPIDIRVIAATNRDLHEMVQKGRFREDLYYRLDVLTVEIPALRERKEDIQAFVQLFIAEFNAQYRTSVEGIAPAGLQQLQQYDWPGNIRELHNIIGRLSAQTADATISESDVKRVLKYRLRQPPAQAVSPAARSVDAAAIREALVKTGGNKQKAAELLGIGRATLWRKLKNMD, encoded by the coding sequence ATGTCAGATATAGTATTTATTTCCCCCAGCCGGGAGGCGGCCGCTTTGGCTGTGAGGATGACTGCCGGGCAGAATGATATTACTATTGTTGCCGCCCGCCTTCAGGAAGGGGTTAAGGCGGCCCGGGCGGCCGTGGAAAATGGCGCGCGGGTGCTCGTTAGCCGGGGGTTTACCCATTATATGATTTCGGAAAAAATGCCGCATATCCCGCTGGTTGAGGTTGAGTTTAGCGGCTATGATATTCTGCGGGCTTACCTTGAGGCCCGGCAAACTGGCAAACCGATAGCCATAGTTGATTCCAGTGCTATTGTTGAGGGTGCTGCCAGTATTGAGGATATTCTTGGTATCGCGGAGCAAAGCGTGAAGGTGATTATTGATAATTATCAGGACTATACCCTGGGGATTGAACGGGCTGCCGCCGCCGGGGCGGTGTGTATTGTCGGCAATCAGGCCGTAGGGCAGCAGGCCACCGCCCGGGGGCTGTGCGGTATTGTTATCAGTTCAGGGCAGGAAGCCCTGAACCGTGCTTTTATGACGGCCCGACACCTATTGGCGGTGGAACGCTTGCGGGATGCCAATGTACAGCAGATTGAGACGATTATTAATTCCGTTGATTACGGCATTTTAGCGATAAATAAAGAAGCCGGCATTACCGCCGTAAACAGCGAGGCCGAACGGATACTCAGCCTGGCCCGCGCCGACAGTGCCGCCAAGGAAAATCTGATTGCCAGGCTGCGCCAGTGTATGGCCGCCGGAGACAGGCAATTTGGCGTTATCGAAAAATTTGCCCCCGGGGTGGAGGTGGTAGCCAATTACCAGTCGATTATTTCCAATGGCGAAGTCATTGGCGGTGTGGCCACCCTCCAGGAATTGCGGCATTTTCAAGCGGTGGAGCGAAAAACAAGAGAAGAACTGGCGCGCCGGGGCCGGGTAGCCAAATACAATTTTTTTGATATTAAGTCTGCCTCACCGGCGATGCTTACTGCCATTGCCGATGCCAAACATTTTGCCAAGTATGACGCGACTGTACTTGTTTTAGGCGAGACCGGGGTCGGCAAAGAATATTTTGCTCATGCCATTCATCTGGCCAGCAGCCGGAAAAACGGTCCGTTTGTGGTTGTTAATTGTGCTGCTATCCCGGAAAATATTTTGGAAAGCGAGCTGTTCGGTTATACCGAGGGCGCTTTTACCGGCGCTAAGAAAGGCGGGAAAACCGGTTTGTTTGAACAGGCTCACGGCGGCACGATTTTTTTAGATGAAATTGGGGAGATGTCGGAAAACCTGCAGGCCAGGCTGCTCCGGGTATTACAGGAACACGAAGTCTACCGGCTGGGAGACGAACGGGTCACACCGATTGATATCCGCGTGATTGCAGCTACCAACCGGGATTTGCATGAGATGGTGCAGAAGGGGCGGTTCCGGGAAGACCTGTATTACCGGCTGGATGTCCTGACGGTCGAGATTCCGGCGCTGCGGGAGCGCAAAGAGGATATCCAAGCGTTTGTGCAGCTTTTTATTGCTGAGTTTAATGCCCAATACCGTACCTCAGTCGAGGGAATTGCCCCCGCGGGCTTGCAGCAGCTGCAGCAGTATGACTGGCCGGGAAATATTCGTGAATTACATAATATTATTGGCAGGCTGTCGGCTCAAACTGCCGATGCCACTATTTCCGAAAGTGACGTCAAAAGGGTTTTAAAATACCGCTTGCGCCAGCCGCCGGCTCAGGCAGTAAGCCCAGCCGCGCGTTCTGTTGATGCGGCCGCTATCAGGGAGGCTTTAGTTAAAACCGGAGGCAATAAACAAAAGGCCGCTGAATTGCTCGGTATCGGCAGGGCGACCTTATGGCGCAAGCTTAAGAATATGGATTAA
- a CDS encoding TolC family protein codes for MPCFKNKAALITAGLLFLQNTFVLAAPVELSLEQSVEIALKNNPSIQIAAEDRARSVWEVDAAKAGKKPSVSLGSRYSYQDQGQSQDKDSFSNSINMNWQLYSGGQTEAQIDQAKLGVMTADLDVIKARQQLKQEATTGYYSVLETKNMVAVNDESVSNLQTHLTIVQAKYEAGVVAKSEVLRSEVELANAEQNLIKAQNQYALAISSLLNTMNMDAATEIQLAGELKYEADTRTLADAIALARENRPEIAQAKVSVESAAKGIKIAESNKRPSVSVSASTGWDDTLLPNDDQNWSVGASASWNIFDAGVTKSKINQAQSSLNKAKLQSEQTQVAVEQEVRQSYLNMKEAEKRLQTTEVAANKANEDLYIAQETYRAGVGTNLDVLDAQLALTQAKTNHVQALYDYNVNRASLDTAIGLEAE; via the coding sequence ATGCCATGCTTTAAAAATAAGGCTGCATTGATTACCGCTGGTTTACTTTTTTTGCAGAACACTTTCGTCTTGGCTGCTCCTGTCGAACTTTCTTTAGAACAAAGTGTTGAAATTGCCCTGAAAAATAACCCGTCAATCCAGATTGCCGCCGAAGACAGGGCGCGTTCCGTGTGGGAGGTTGATGCGGCTAAAGCCGGTAAAAAACCAAGTGTTTCCCTGGGCAGTCGCTATAGTTATCAGGATCAGGGCCAAAGCCAGGATAAAGATAGTTTTAGCAACAGCATAAACATGAACTGGCAGCTGTATAGCGGCGGTCAGACAGAGGCCCAGATTGATCAGGCCAAGCTTGGCGTTATGACCGCCGATTTGGATGTGATCAAAGCGAGACAGCAATTAAAACAAGAGGCAACAACCGGTTACTACAGTGTCCTGGAAACGAAGAATATGGTGGCTGTTAATGATGAGAGTGTAAGTAATTTACAAACTCACCTGACCATCGTGCAGGCCAAATACGAAGCCGGGGTTGTAGCCAAGTCGGAGGTGCTGCGGTCGGAAGTGGAGCTTGCCAACGCTGAACAAAATCTGATAAAAGCGCAAAATCAATATGCTTTGGCCATATCAAGTTTACTTAATACCATGAATATGGATGCTGCTACGGAAATCCAGCTGGCAGGTGAACTTAAGTATGAGGCTGACACCAGGACATTGGCGGATGCGATTGCCCTGGCCAGGGAGAACCGTCCCGAGATTGCCCAGGCTAAGGTAAGTGTTGAAAGTGCTGCCAAAGGCATAAAAATTGCTGAAAGCAATAAGCGGCCGTCTGTTTCTGTGTCGGCTTCCACCGGCTGGGATGATACGCTGCTGCCTAATGATGATCAGAACTGGTCGGTTGGGGCTTCGGCCAGCTGGAATATTTTTGATGCCGGTGTGACCAAGTCGAAGATTAATCAGGCCCAGTCTTCCTTAAATAAAGCCAAATTGCAGTCTGAGCAAACCCAGGTTGCTGTCGAGCAGGAAGTGCGTCAAAGCTACCTTAATATGAAAGAAGCGGAAAAACGTCTGCAAACTACCGAAGTGGCTGCCAATAAAGCCAACGAGGATTTGTATATTGCCCAAGAAACCTATCGGGCTGGTGTTGGCACCAATCTGGATGTTCTTGATGCGCAGCTGGCACTTACTCAGGCTAAGACGAATCATGTCCAGGCCCTTTATGATTACAACGTAAATAGAGCCAGTCTTGATACAGCGATAGGCTTGGAGGCCGAGTAG
- the ilvD gene encoding dihydroxy-acid dehydratase yields MEQRSSTILSKPDWSFNRSVFKSVGYSDDDLNRPVIGIANSWNELVPGHANLRQVAEHVRKGIYRAGGAVAEFGVIAACDGTAQGHAGMHYILPSRDLIANDIEVMVEAHRLDGIVLLGSCDKIVPGMLMAAARLKIPAIFLPGGPMLGGVTFDGRKSDLTTMSEALGMLKSDKIDATSYEQLEELCGPTCGSCAFYGTANTMCCLAEALGMSLPGAALVPAVYADRLRLGEETGRAIVALVNSRISAEKIITYQSLENAIRVLMATGGSTNAVLHLSAVAAELDIAAATMMAAYDSLSRSTPQIAKVNPASRYDMEDFHRAGGIPRVLQEISSLLHEDCITVTGKTVGQNIETYRFKYPPDTNVITSLDKPFSKQKGLAILRGNLAPATAVTKPAAIAPEMHVFTGSARVFDCEEAAEAAILKGGIKAGDVVVIRYEGPKGGPGMREMYKAMKYLYGMGLAKKTALITDGRFSGTNNGCFVGHISPEAAEGGPLAVVRDGDRITIDIPGGNLQLHLSDQEISTRLELWHRPEPKFTRGYLGIYSKLASSAAEGAVIKL; encoded by the coding sequence ATGGAACAACGGAGCAGTACAATTTTAAGCAAGCCTGACTGGAGCTTTAACCGGAGTGTTTTTAAATCGGTGGGCTATTCTGACGATGATCTTAACCGGCCGGTTATTGGCATTGCCAACTCCTGGAACGAGCTGGTGCCCGGTCATGCCAACCTGCGGCAGGTTGCCGAGCATGTCCGTAAAGGGATTTACCGGGCCGGCGGCGCTGTCGCCGAATTTGGTGTGATTGCCGCCTGCGACGGCACTGCCCAGGGGCATGCCGGCATGCACTATATCCTGCCATCGCGGGACCTCATCGCCAACGATATTGAAGTGATGGTGGAGGCCCACCGGCTGGACGGCATTGTTCTGCTTGGCTCGTGCGACAAGATTGTGCCGGGGATGCTGATGGCGGCAGCCAGGCTGAAAATTCCGGCAATCTTCCTGCCCGGCGGGCCGATGCTGGGCGGCGTAACCTTTGACGGCCGCAAGTCGGATTTAACGACAATGTCGGAAGCATTAGGGATGCTCAAAAGTGATAAGATTGATGCAACGTCTTATGAGCAGCTGGAAGAGCTTTGTGGTCCAACCTGCGGTTCCTGTGCTTTTTACGGCACCGCCAATACGATGTGTTGCCTGGCGGAGGCGCTGGGGATGTCCCTGCCGGGAGCGGCGCTGGTGCCGGCGGTCTATGCCGACAGGCTGCGGCTGGGGGAAGAAACCGGCAGGGCGATCGTGGCCTTGGTAAACAGCCGGATAAGCGCCGAAAAAATTATAACCTATCAGTCTCTGGAAAATGCTATCCGGGTGTTAATGGCTACCGGTGGTTCGACCAATGCGGTATTGCACCTGTCGGCGGTCGCCGCCGAGCTGGATATAGCGGCGGCAACGATGATGGCTGCTTATGACAGCCTCAGCCGGTCAACCCCGCAGATTGCCAAAGTAAATCCCGCCTCCCGCTACGATATGGAAGACTTTCACCGGGCGGGAGGAATTCCCCGGGTGCTGCAGGAGATCAGCTCGCTGCTGCATGAGGACTGTATTACTGTGACCGGGAAAACGGTCGGGCAGAATATTGAGACCTACCGGTTTAAGTATCCGCCCGATACCAATGTCATTACCAGCCTGGACAAGCCGTTCAGCAAACAAAAGGGATTAGCCATCCTGCGGGGCAATCTGGCGCCCGCTACGGCAGTAACCAAGCCGGCGGCGATTGCGCCGGAGATGCATGTATTTACAGGCAGTGCCAGGGTCTTTGACTGTGAGGAGGCAGCCGAGGCGGCAATACTGAAGGGTGGTATCAAAGCCGGCGATGTTGTCGTTATCCGCTATGAAGGTCCTAAAGGCGGTCCCGGCATGCGCGAAATGTATAAGGCGATGAAATATCTGTATGGCATGGGGCTGGCGAAAAAGACGGCGCTGATTACGGACGGGCGTTTTTCCGGTACCAACAACGGTTGTTTTGTCGGGCATATTTCACCGGAGGCCGCTGAAGGCGGGCCCCTGGCTGTTGTCCGGGACGGGGACCGGATCACGATCGATATTCCCGGGGGGAACCTGCAACTGCACCTGTCTGACCAGGAGATCAGTACAAGGCTGGAATTATGGCACAGACCGGAGCCGAAGTTTACCCGCGGTTACTTGGGGATATACTCCAAGCTGGCAAGTTCCGCTGCCGAAGGGGCGGTCATAAAGCTATAG